A window of Manduca sexta isolate Smith_Timp_Sample1 unplaced genomic scaffold, JHU_Msex_v1.0 HiC_scaffold_803, whole genome shotgun sequence genomic DNA:
GGCGCTCTCGAACAACCTGCGCCCGTGCTAAAGCTGGCGagcggcttctttactttacacaataacttttgatttaatattatcaaatttattaaagatttcaCTGTCTACTAGGAGGCGCCAAGGAGTTGCACACGGGCGGCATATGAGCTAGAACCGCCTCTGCTTTCATTGTTCTGTGGGGTTCTGCAGttgatctgcagaccatttttattttacagaaacgagcgattcgttttatttataaccttcgctctcgcgattcccttagagaaTTGTTtaaggtgaatatactgactttgccagctgaatacatttttcagaATATTATGTACGTCCGCTAAAacagtgatttatttattttatttaattattttacataaaagaatagaaaaaaaaatattaaaaataattataattgaaaatataaaaagtactcaatattttttttctaatcatATTACTAGTTCTCAGTGCATAAATAAAACGCTTTGGCGGGTACACTCACTAGTTACGGGTGATATCATTCCTTGATctaaattaagtattcaaagttttttgatattaaaacagCAGTTACAGCGTAACTTTTACTATTAAGTTACGATGCCAAACTCCAGTTAAGttctaatataatatcagcccagtattttatactgtctcaCGGctgcacgggccttctctactactgaaagaaaCTAcacacgctgtagtgcggattggtagacttcacatactctcagaattcttatagagaactcaggtatgcaagtttcctcacgatggtttccttcaccgttaaagcaagcgataattcataaagaatacacaaataatgttaaaaaattcaggtgtgtgcccttgggatttgaacctgcgagcTTGGCAATCtggaatattctttttttatttaaaaaatatgattccaatttggaaatattttcaaattctgTTCAGtacgaattacgtatcaaatagcggaacaccgaccccccccccccccctcgtCGCCCCATATGAGACACTCATTTTACACCCATTTCGATAACAAAATGTACCAAGTCGAATCATTTGGAAAAAATCTCTTCAGTAGTTTAGGCAGACATCAAAATAGGTAGGTAACCAGTATACAgacaatgttaaattattttttagtgatTTTTGCCTAAAAGTTTTCATTTCACTATTTCGACATCGCGTTCCGTATCCCAGCCTTTAACTAATGAAGGGTAAGCCATtaagaataaattttcaattatcacataattttaacttaatacaaataatataaattactagtgATAGgattctcatatgtgagagtccgcctgaataggtaccaccacaatatttatttctgccgccaagcagcagtgtgtagtcactgttgcttgatgaacattgtagccagtgtaactactggacattataagacgTAATATCTCATGTTTtagcagtcctggatttgtaaataggccgtataggccgcgcctatgggcggcagatttcagaggacgctcactcgatttaattaatcattcgtttattaaactttagtgctttccataatacaaacaaatggaaaattactaagtatttttgAAACCTACTTACatcataaacctacctacatggggcggcgaaaataaagtggcctacacataaaaaatataaatccagcactgtcttaggatggcgagcccagttgaataccaaacactttgtaattcaagatgttggtgtttctactatttatcggtatcgcttaccatcaagcgaacaagctcgtctcgtcattcaaagcaataaaacaaaacaaaacaaatcttttctctttattaacttataaatatcacaccaaattggcaattttggaatggctcattattttattaagagtgcggtATACATCGGCGGCAATTAAACTGTAACGAATCTTCATTCATCCGCCATGTAAAGTCGATATGAACGTGATGGTATCTGACGGCTGCAGCTCGTACTCCAGCTCTCCATGAAGCTCCCAATCTGTGTCGTTGATCAGCACCAGTATACCAGGACGAACTGACTCCCCCTGCAACAAATACACCTTAgggaccgttcaagtattacgtaacgcaatttggcgGGAAACGGCGTCATGTAAAACGGGAGtacgtacaacgcgttatgtcacattggatttttattttaaaacaataataaaggtattttagcgactttccggtatttttcgtaaaattattgtgattagaaaaaaaatttgctACGTAACTTTTGGAGAGGGGGTGGGGACGTACTGAAAAACGTTTCGACACGTTACATAGGGGGATggggggggtcaaaaatcttaaaaaattgcgttacgtaatacttgaacggccccttacaaTAAGGTCAGAGGGGCCTATTTAAGTCATAAGATACCTCTGACACCCTCTAGTGCCATTGGCGCCTTCACTAGAAGCTGACCACCACGGCAATCCCGCCCGTTCCACCCTACAGACACTAAGAACGCCGCGGGCGCCTAGAAACTTTCGCCATCAAAGGTCAGAGGGCGCCTACTGAACCTTGGCGCCTGCCCCCCTCCGAGGCAATTCAAAACGTCATCCGAAACTATGGATTTCGTTTTTGGAAGTAGACCCTCTGATACCCAAATAAGGAGCCTTTATGAACGAGCGATCCGATTATAAGGGCGGTGTTTACCTGTAAAAACAACTCCGGTCTCTCTCgcaataaattttctttgatCCACACAAGAAGTTCCCTTATAGTCCAACCCTTCTTCTCACATTCGGGTAAATATTTGTCCACGGCAGGCAATTCTACTTCACGCTTCTTTATCTTATCGAAAAGAAGCTCAGCACCGCCTCCGAAGTGTACATTTATCTTTAACGCTGGCAtgctttaataaaaagaaaattaaatgtaaattgtttgattctgtaaaatgttatacattatttcctTGATGATAgtccgttttatattttccgggatagaaagtagcctatatcctacCCAGGACCTCTATGTCCATACCTAATTTGattgaaatccgttgggtagttttgagttaattgcagtcagacaggcagacagatttGGCAGGGGTCTTTGTTTTAGAATATTCTAATgtgaacaattccgtcatacctGATTGATGTGTAACTTTAACCGCTTACCCATCGCATTGCGCATACAATCGAAGCTCTGAAAAGGAATAATATTTTCCCGTTTTTTGCAACATTAATCATTGATATTCCACTCCTCTTGGTcctagcgtgatgttatatagcctataagccttcctcgataaatgtgctatccaacactaaaataatttttcaattcaaaccagtagttcctgagatttgcgcgttcaaacaaacaaactcttcagctttaaagaattaaatttatagattaactagcttttgcccacggctccgcccgcgtcataaagttttcgggctaaagtttatcgttataaaagtcacgctttatattttcccgggagcctatgtttttcccagggtctcaaactgtctccataccaaattttaccctaatacgttgggtagtttttgagtttatcacgttcaggcagacagatgcagcgggagactttgttttgtaatatatttttgtagaactttttaagaggaacaaccccttcatacatatatttactttgtgaacGTTGTGTATACCTGTAAGTGGCATGCATATCAGCCAATTGTCAACAcgcaatactttttttattttagatttaaggatatgtatgctgttggtgtaccttattaaataaataaataaaataaataaataaatacatcattgttgcataactttaaccgttgacgcagcgcacgcaacggaagctctcaaaactaataaattttctccgttttagCAAAAtctttcattactgctccgctcctattggtcatagcgtgatgatatattgcctataacactccagaaacaaagggctatccaacacaaaaagatttttttagtacgAACCGTAATTCCTGaggttagccattactgctccgctcctattgggtttagcgtgatgatatatagcctatagcactccacgaacaaagggctatccaatacaaaaagaactTTTCTGTTcaaaccggtaattcctgagattagcgcattcaaacaatcaaacaaactcttcatcatcatcgtcatcatcatcatatcagccacaggaagttcactgctgaacataggcctcccccaaggatctccacgtcgacctgttggaagcggcctgcatccagcgacttcctgcgacctagccaggtcgtccgtccaccttgtaggcgggcgtccgacctttcgtttgcctgtacgtggcctccactctagaacctttcgaccccaacggtcatcggttcttcgagctatgtgtccggcccactgccacttcaacttgctaatcctatgggctatgtcggtaacctttgttctcctacggatctcctcatttctgattcgatctcgtagggaaataccgagcatagccctctccatagctcgttgagtgaccttgagcctcctaatgaggcccacagtgagaggccacgtctcggtgccgtatgttatcactggtaacacacaactatcgaagactttcgatttaaggcactgaggtattttggacgagaagacgttgcgaagtttcccgaacgctgcccaaccgagttggattcgacgattgacctctctctcgaagttggacctgcctagccggaccacttgtcctaaatagacatattcgtcTACAACTTCGAGAGTCGAGCCCCAACTTCGATGGGGTGGGCACAACATGGACATTCGACATGATCTTCGTTTTGTCCATGTTCATTTTAAGACCCACCTGTTGGGAGACTCGATTAAGGTCTTCGAGCATAGTGCTAAGGTCTTCCAGCGATTCTGCCAAGACTACAATATCGTCGGcaaatcgaaggtgagtgatatactcgccgttgatgttgatgccgaATCCTTTCCACTGAAAGAGTTTGAAGGCGTTTTCCAGCGCGGCAgtgaacagtttcggagatataacatctccctgtctcacgccTCTCTGTAGTGGAATAGCCTTCGTGCTCTGATCTTGTACTCGGACCGACATGGTGGCGTTATTGTATATACATCTCAACACTTCGATGTACCGATAGTCAATGTGGCACCGCTGGAGAGACTGTAGCACAGCCCAGGTCTCGATCGAATCAAAggctttctcatagtccacaaacgctAAGCAAAGCGGCAAGTTATACTCCACGGTTTTTTGTATGACTTGCCGAAGCGTATGAATGTGGTCTATAGTACTAAAGCCTTTTTGGAAACCGGCTTGTTCGGGTGGCTGGAAGTCATCAAACCTGTGTTCGAGACGATTTGTGATGACCCTCGAAAACAACTTATAGATATGGCTCAGGAGCGAGATGGGCC
This region includes:
- the LOC119188481 gene encoding ubiquitin-related modifier 1-like, producing MLQKTGKYYSFSELRLYAQCDGMPALKINVHFGGGAELLFDKIKKREVELPAVDKYLPECEKKGWTIRELLVWIKENLLRERPELFLQGESVRPGILVLINDTDWELHGELEYELQPSDTITFISTLHGG